The Niastella koreensis GR20-10 genome includes a window with the following:
- a CDS encoding glutamine synthetase III, with the protein MESLRFKAINDLTSQDGVDVENPTKITGIFGENVFTLKTAREFLSDEAYKSLNASIKGGKKIDRAMANQIAAGLRQWAETKGVTHYTHWFQPLTGTTAEKHDSFFTLKGDGTALEIFDGDALIQQEPDASSFPSGGIRATFEARGYTAWDPSSPAFIMEIGQGKTLCIPTIFVSYTGETLDYKAPLLKSLEALNKAAVEVCHYFDKNVTKVVPTLGWEQEYFVIDEAFFNARPDLVLGGRTVFGHSPAKGQQLEDHYFGAIPERIYAFMRDFEQESYKLGIPLRTRHNEVAPAQFECAPIFEEVSVAVDHNTLLMDIMDRVARRHKLRALLHEKPFAGINGSGKHNNWSMATDTGINLLAPGKTPKTNLMFLTFFVNTIKAVYDYSDLMRASIASAGNDHRLGANEAPPAIISVFIGQYLYKVLNDVKERVGGKFDEQDEAILKLDLHRSIPELLLDNTDRNRTSPFAFTGNKFEFRAVGSTANCANPMTTLNAIMAETLKKFKKDVDTLIEKGEKKEIAIMHVIREYIVASEKVLFEGDGYSEEWHQEAEKRGLPNVRTTPKALDAMVTEKAKHLFESNNVLTHVELEARHEIELEKYIKKVQIEARVMGELATSHILPAAIKYQNELIANIKGLKEIGLKEESYANQKQILTKVSEHVNKMAELVEKMIEARKKANVITDGREKAIAYCDTIKEAYFDQIRYHADKLELLVGDEYWLLPKYREMLFLR; encoded by the coding sequence ATGGAATCATTACGTTTTAAAGCAATCAACGACCTGACAAGTCAGGACGGCGTGGATGTGGAAAATCCAACCAAAATTACCGGCATCTTCGGAGAGAATGTATTTACATTAAAGACTGCACGTGAGTTTTTAAGTGATGAGGCTTACAAAAGTTTGAATGCCTCAATCAAAGGTGGAAAGAAAATTGACCGCGCCATGGCCAACCAGATCGCGGCTGGTCTTCGCCAATGGGCTGAAACTAAAGGTGTAACACACTACACCCACTGGTTTCAACCTTTAACAGGTACAACTGCCGAAAAACACGATTCTTTCTTCACACTGAAAGGTGATGGAACTGCGCTCGAGATTTTCGATGGCGATGCGCTGATCCAACAAGAACCAGATGCTTCTTCTTTCCCAAGTGGTGGTATCCGCGCAACTTTCGAAGCCCGCGGTTATACTGCATGGGATCCTTCTTCTCCAGCATTTATTATGGAGATCGGCCAGGGTAAAACCTTGTGTATCCCTACCATCTTCGTTTCTTATACCGGTGAAACCCTCGACTACAAAGCGCCTTTATTGAAGTCGCTCGAAGCTTTGAACAAAGCTGCCGTTGAAGTGTGCCACTATTTCGACAAGAACGTAACCAAAGTAGTTCCTACCCTGGGTTGGGAGCAGGAATACTTCGTAATTGACGAAGCGTTCTTCAATGCCCGTCCTGACCTGGTGCTGGGTGGACGTACCGTATTCGGTCACTCACCTGCCAAAGGCCAACAGCTGGAAGACCATTACTTTGGTGCTATTCCTGAAAGGATCTACGCTTTCATGCGCGATTTCGAGCAGGAATCATACAAACTGGGTATTCCATTAAGGACCCGTCACAATGAGGTGGCGCCTGCACAGTTCGAGTGCGCCCCTATCTTCGAAGAGGTAAGCGTAGCCGTTGACCACAATACCCTGTTGATGGATATTATGGACCGCGTTGCCCGCCGTCATAAATTACGTGCGTTGTTGCATGAGAAACCATTTGCCGGCATTAACGGTAGTGGTAAACACAACAACTGGTCTATGGCTACCGATACCGGCATCAACCTGCTGGCTCCTGGTAAAACACCAAAGACCAACCTGATGTTCCTTACGTTCTTCGTAAACACCATCAAAGCTGTATATGATTATTCTGACCTGATGCGTGCATCTATCGCATCTGCCGGCAACGATCACCGCCTGGGTGCAAACGAAGCTCCTCCTGCGATCATCTCTGTATTCATTGGCCAGTACCTGTACAAAGTACTGAACGATGTTAAAGAAAGAGTTGGTGGCAAATTCGATGAGCAGGACGAAGCCATCCTGAAGTTAGACCTGCACAGAAGCATTCCTGAGCTGTTGCTCGATAACACTGACCGTAACCGTACTTCACCGTTCGCGTTCACTGGTAACAAATTCGAGTTCCGCGCTGTAGGTTCAACTGCAAACTGTGCTAATCCAATGACTACTTTGAACGCTATCATGGCTGAAACCCTGAAGAAGTTCAAAAAAGACGTGGATACCTTAATTGAAAAAGGCGAGAAGAAAGAGATCGCTATCATGCACGTAATCCGCGAGTACATCGTAGCCAGCGAAAAAGTATTGTTCGAAGGCGACGGTTACAGCGAAGAATGGCACCAGGAAGCTGAAAAACGCGGTTTACCAAACGTACGCACCACGCCAAAAGCGCTGGATGCAATGGTTACCGAAAAAGCCAAGCACCTGTTTGAAAGCAACAACGTATTAACTCACGTTGAGCTGGAAGCCCGTCATGAGATCGAACTGGAAAAATACATCAAGAAAGTACAAATTGAAGCCCGTGTAATGGGTGAGCTGGCAACCAGCCACATCTTACCAGCGGCTATCAAATATCAGAACGAACTGATCGCAAACATCAAAGGTTTGAAAGAGATCGGTTTGAAAGAAGAAAGCTATGCTAACCAGAAACAAATTCTGACCAAGGTTTCTGAGCACGTAAACAAAATGGCTGAACTGGTTGAAAAGATGATCGAGGCCCGTAAAAAAGCCAACGTTATCACTGATGGCCGCGAGAAAGCTATCGCTTATTGCGATACTATCAAGGAAGCGTATTTTGACCAGATCCGTTACCACGCCGATAAGCTTGAACTGCTGGTAGGTGATGAGTACTGGCTGCTGCCAAAATACCGCGAGATGCTGTTCTTGCGCTAA